One window from the genome of Pelodictyon luteolum DSM 273 encodes:
- a CDS encoding DUF2914 domain-containing protein has product MTEKNHRRITMENLTEFVRTGRIIVDALTKKRVGNGLSTEEAARQSGVAEEQLRRLESGDLEFLPPVYVIALLRKYALALGTFDTALFKELKQAAGIPAPIAQQQNLEKSPGKGRILSVGPKAIAAAGIAAVLIISALFLSRTYRSPAETPPGETPTAAGGYSSAPAPAADEGPAGAERPEQESKQAGAHAATAHTGCFTLSINKEKRQPNGRLARIPAGTSSIIYFSDIHRPSGKPLYHEWSFNGKQVDKIAVGRPSGPRWRSWSRKTVGKEGNGVWRVRVREGDGVVLRADSILSGKPPAAAE; this is encoded by the coding sequence ATGACAGAAAAAAACCACAGACGCATCACAATGGAAAACCTGACGGAGTTCGTCCGGACAGGCCGGATCATAGTCGACGCCCTTACAAAGAAAAGAGTCGGCAACGGGCTGAGCACAGAAGAAGCGGCACGGCAGTCGGGAGTGGCTGAAGAGCAGCTCCGGCGTCTGGAGTCCGGGGACCTGGAGTTCCTGCCTCCGGTTTACGTCATCGCACTGCTCCGGAAATATGCTCTCGCGCTCGGAACCTTTGACACGGCGCTCTTCAAGGAACTGAAGCAGGCTGCAGGCATTCCGGCGCCTATTGCACAACAGCAAAACCTTGAGAAGTCCCCGGGAAAGGGCCGCATTCTCTCCGTGGGACCAAAGGCCATTGCAGCGGCGGGAATCGCTGCCGTCCTCATCATCAGCGCTCTCTTCCTCAGCCGCACATACCGCAGCCCGGCAGAAACCCCGCCCGGGGAGACACCAACCGCAGCGGGAGGATACAGCAGTGCCCCGGCACCGGCAGCAGATGAGGGTCCGGCTGGAGCCGAACGTCCTGAGCAGGAATCAAAGCAGGCCGGGGCGCATGCAGCAACGGCACATACCGGATGCTTTACGCTCTCGATCAACAAAGAAAAACGCCAGCCGAACGGCCGGCTTGCCCGCATCCCTGCAGGAACCAGCTCCATCATCTACTTCAGCGACATTCATAGGCCTTCCGGCAAACCCCTCTATCATGAGTGGTCGTTCAACGGTAAACAGGTCGATAAAATAGCAGTAGGCAGACCATCGGGCCCTCGATGGAGAAGCTGGTCCAGAAAAACGGTCGGCAAGGAAGGAAACGGAGTATGGAGGGTACGGGTGCGTGAAGGAGACGGGGTGGTTCTGCGAGCCGACAGCATTCTTTCAGGAAAGCCGCCGGCAGCTGCAGAATGA
- the dnaK gene encoding molecular chaperone DnaK, with protein MGKIIGIDLGTTNSCVAVMQGTQPTVIENSEGNRTTPSMVAFTKTGDRLVGQAAKRQAITNPKNTIFSIKRFIGRKFDEVPNEKKIAPYEVVNEGGEARVKINDKTYSPQEVSAMILQKMKQTAEDFLGEKVTEAVITVPAYFNDAQRQATKDAGRIAGLEVKRIINEPTAAALAYGLDRKQTSEKVAVFDLGGGTFDISILELGDGVFEVKSTDGDTHLGGDDFDQKIIDFLADEFKKQEGVDLRNDAIALQRLKEAGEKAKVELSSRTDTEINLPFITATPEGPKHLVINLTRAKFEGMCSDLFDKILEPCRRAVKNSKVEMKDIDEIVLVGGSTRIPKVQALVKEFFGKEPNRSVNPDEVVAIGAAIQGGVLKGDVTDVLLLDVTPLSLGIETLGGVMTKLIDANTTIPTRKQEVFSTAGDNQTSVEVHVLQGERPLAVDNKTLGRFHLGDIPPAPRGMPQIEVTFDIDSNGILNVSAKDKATGKEQSIKIESSSKLTDAEVEKMKEDAKVHAEEDQKRKEEIEVKNSADSLIFSTEKQLSELGEKIPADKKPVIEGALEKLKDAHKNGTIESIKGAMDELSKVWGEVASNLYQAEAPGADAPEGQAPQDGGSKKGGEGAVENAEYEVIDGDGK; from the coding sequence ATGGGAAAAATCATAGGCATTGACCTTGGCACGACCAACTCTTGCGTGGCGGTCATGCAGGGCACACAGCCAACCGTCATAGAAAACTCTGAGGGCAACCGCACCACCCCGTCAATGGTGGCCTTCACCAAAACCGGCGACCGCCTTGTCGGACAGGCGGCCAAGCGCCAGGCCATCACCAACCCGAAAAACACCATCTTCTCAATCAAGCGCTTTATCGGCCGCAAGTTCGACGAGGTGCCGAACGAAAAGAAGATCGCGCCCTATGAGGTCGTGAACGAAGGCGGAGAGGCCCGCGTGAAGATCAACGACAAGACCTACTCCCCTCAGGAGGTCTCGGCAATGATCCTGCAGAAAATGAAGCAGACCGCAGAGGACTTCCTCGGCGAAAAGGTCACGGAAGCCGTCATCACCGTGCCGGCATACTTCAACGACGCACAGCGCCAGGCGACCAAGGATGCAGGACGCATTGCAGGGCTTGAAGTCAAGCGCATCATCAACGAACCGACGGCAGCCGCGCTTGCCTACGGACTCGACAGAAAACAGACCAGTGAAAAGGTTGCGGTCTTCGACCTTGGAGGCGGAACCTTCGACATCTCGATTCTCGAGCTCGGAGACGGCGTCTTCGAAGTGAAGTCGACCGACGGCGACACCCATCTCGGCGGTGATGACTTTGACCAGAAAATCATCGACTTCCTTGCCGATGAGTTCAAGAAGCAGGAAGGAGTCGACTTGCGCAATGACGCAATCGCTCTCCAGCGCCTGAAAGAAGCCGGTGAAAAAGCCAAGGTCGAGCTCTCCTCGCGAACCGACACCGAAATCAACCTGCCCTTCATCACGGCAACCCCCGAGGGCCCCAAGCACCTCGTCATCAACCTGACCCGCGCCAAGTTCGAAGGCATGTGCTCGGACCTCTTCGACAAGATCCTTGAGCCCTGCCGCCGTGCGGTGAAGAACTCGAAGGTGGAGATGAAGGACATCGATGAAATCGTCCTGGTCGGCGGCTCGACCCGCATCCCGAAAGTACAGGCCCTCGTCAAGGAGTTTTTCGGAAAGGAGCCCAACAGAAGCGTGAACCCTGACGAGGTCGTGGCCATCGGCGCGGCAATCCAGGGCGGCGTGCTGAAAGGTGATGTCACCGACGTTCTCCTGCTTGACGTCACCCCGCTCTCGCTCGGCATCGAAACCCTCGGCGGCGTCATGACGAAGCTGATCGACGCCAACACCACGATCCCGACCCGCAAGCAGGAGGTGTTTTCCACCGCCGGCGACAACCAGACTTCGGTCGAAGTCCACGTGCTGCAGGGAGAGAGGCCGCTGGCAGTAGACAACAAGACACTCGGACGCTTCCACCTTGGCGATATCCCGCCGGCACCGCGCGGCATGCCCCAGATCGAGGTCACCTTTGACATCGACTCCAACGGCATCCTGAACGTATCGGCCAAGGACAAGGCAACAGGCAAGGAGCAGAGCATCAAGATCGAGTCATCGAGCAAGCTGACCGATGCAGAGGTCGAGAAGATGAAGGAAGACGCAAAGGTCCACGCCGAAGAGGACCAGAAGCGCAAGGAAGAGATCGAGGTCAAGAACTCGGCCGATTCGCTCATCTTCAGCACCGAAAAGCAGCTCTCGGAACTCGGCGAGAAAATCCCCGCCGACAAGAAGCCGGTCATCGAGGGTGCGCTTGAAAAGCTGAAAGACGCACACAAGAACGGCACCATCGAGTCGATCAAAGGCGCGATGGATGAGCTCAGCAAGGTATGGGGAGAGGTCGCATCAAACCTCTACCAGGCTGAAGCGCCCGGAGCCGATGCCCCTGAAGGACAGGCGCCTCAGGACGGCGGATCGAAAAAAGGCGGCGAGGGTGCCGTTGAAAACGCCGAATATGAGGTGATAGACGGCGACGGCAAATAA
- a CDS encoding LbtU family siderophore porin produces MNMFQKSTGMVCLALLVSTQVLAAGEVEELKRRLEALEYKTEASAPAPAEKESPTVSFGGFVEVEANSVDTEGKKSTTDITLATLELGLEASLNPWLTAYGVLLYEQGENSDNILVEQAYIRMKSESSPFFAEVGRLTQSFGTFESSMISDPMTLELGQTRLHASLKAGYEEGGLQGSLSVFKGEVQKTGESEINSLVAFIGWQKELDSFRYGIGGSWTNNVADTDGLKDSFVVGNNTTTTDFVGGWSVNAMAGFGPFELRGEYLGACDNFTDGENSGRQPAAWSVEAGYAFEAPLNLALRYEGSDDFGTNDSRYGATLGWDVTDDACLAIEYQRADNKGSADTDTFTVQLAMGF; encoded by the coding sequence ATGAACATGTTTCAGAAAAGCACCGGCATGGTCTGTCTGGCCCTTCTGGTTTCTACACAGGTATTGGCTGCAGGCGAGGTGGAGGAGCTGAAGCGGCGTCTTGAGGCGCTAGAATACAAAACGGAAGCTTCGGCTCCTGCTCCGGCAGAGAAAGAAAGTCCGACCGTTTCCTTCGGCGGTTTTGTCGAGGTCGAAGCAAACTCTGTTGACACTGAAGGCAAAAAATCCACAACCGACATCACCCTCGCGACCCTTGAGCTCGGCCTTGAAGCAAGCCTGAACCCATGGCTCACCGCTTACGGGGTGCTGCTGTACGAACAGGGTGAAAACAGCGACAACATCCTTGTTGAGCAGGCCTACATCAGGATGAAGTCGGAATCTTCCCCGTTCTTCGCCGAGGTCGGCCGCCTTACCCAGTCGTTCGGTACGTTTGAGAGCAGCATGATCTCCGACCCCATGACCCTCGAGCTCGGCCAGACCAGGCTTCATGCATCGCTCAAGGCCGGCTATGAAGAGGGCGGCCTCCAGGGATCGCTCTCTGTGTTCAAGGGTGAAGTGCAGAAAACAGGCGAAAGCGAAATCAACAGCCTCGTTGCCTTTATTGGCTGGCAGAAAGAGCTTGACAGCTTCCGCTACGGCATCGGTGGCTCATGGACGAACAATGTGGCCGATACCGATGGGCTGAAGGATAGTTTCGTCGTTGGGAATAATACGACAACCACGGACTTCGTCGGCGGCTGGTCGGTCAATGCGATGGCGGGGTTCGGACCCTTTGAGCTGAGGGGAGAATACCTTGGCGCCTGCGACAACTTTACGGACGGCGAAAACAGCGGCAGGCAGCCTGCCGCATGGAGCGTTGAGGCGGGTTATGCATTCGAGGCGCCACTGAACCTTGCCCTGCGTTATGAGGGATCGGACGACTTCGGTACGAACGATTCCCGCTATGGCGCGACCCTCGGATGGGATGTCACGGATGATGCCTGCCTGGCAATTGAATACCAGCGTGCCGACAACAAGGGATCTGCCGATACAGACACGTTCACGGTGCAGCTTGCAATGGGATTTTAA
- the pal gene encoding peptidoglycan-associated lipoprotein Pal, which yields MKKSVYGFLALALMFTAGCSSKNAVAPSGADEASAPAPAEASAPVSSVASGPSGYGFDEYQTGPLGDVFYEFDSSELAADAQTQLQQNASWMNSNAAASTMIEGHCDERGTSEYNIALGERRASTAKEYIVRLGVPSSRIETVSYGEEKPFAAGHDEAAWSKNRRAHFILK from the coding sequence ATGAAAAAAAGTGTGTATGGTTTTCTCGCTCTTGCGTTGATGTTCACGGCAGGCTGTTCGTCCAAAAATGCGGTCGCTCCCTCCGGTGCGGATGAGGCTTCTGCTCCCGCTCCTGCTGAGGCTTCTGCTCCCGTATCTTCCGTCGCATCCGGACCCTCCGGCTACGGATTCGACGAGTACCAGACCGGTCCTCTCGGAGATGTGTTCTATGAATTCGACAGCTCGGAACTCGCCGCTGACGCCCAGACGCAGCTGCAGCAGAATGCATCATGGATGAACAGCAACGCCGCAGCTTCGACCATGATCGAAGGCCATTGCGATGAGCGCGGCACCTCAGAGTATAACATTGCTCTCGGAGAGCGTCGTGCTTCGACGGCCAAGGAGTACATCGTCAGGCTCGGCGTCCCTTCATCGCGTATCGAGACGGTGAGCTACGGTGAAGAAAAACCCTTCGCCGCCGGCCACGATGAAGCCGCATGGTCGAAAAACCGCCGCGCACACTTCATCCTGAAGTAA
- a CDS encoding protein TolB, translated as MRHSIRLTAALLLAFIACFSFPLSAMALEGEYIAIRKEGAGRIALVLGKPLAEGGKASAWSAELDREIREGLAFTGIFNMIPPPLNLFETGGSGKRTLNFGALNSIGAEIFAGGSLASEAGRVKLSMAVYETFGAKPILSKTYSGRPDELRTIAHAFCADLVKLLTGRRSVFGSNIVFVSNRSGFKEIYSCAFDGGSLSQLTRSRSISLTPALSPDGTRLAFTDYTSGRPGLKIMNMADRRISAVRQSGVSIDPGWRSNGEVATTLSFEGDQDIYLVRPDGTLSRKVTSSRGIDLSPSFSPDGTKMAFVSARFGNPQVFILDLGTGQTRRLTYNGNYNTQPSWSPGGDKIAYTTMEKNGEINIFTIRPDGSGATRLTSGARENESPSWSPGGDMIVFTSGRQGQKKLYVMNANGDNQRRLLQMEGEQMQPSWSFIP; from the coding sequence ATGAGGCATTCCATACGACTTACTGCCGCTCTTCTTCTGGCTTTCATCGCCTGTTTCAGTTTCCCTCTCTCCGCCATGGCCCTGGAGGGCGAGTATATCGCCATCCGCAAGGAGGGCGCAGGACGTATCGCACTTGTGCTTGGCAAGCCGCTTGCCGAAGGCGGAAAGGCTTCCGCATGGTCGGCGGAGCTTGATCGGGAGATCCGCGAGGGTCTTGCCTTCACGGGCATCTTCAACATGATACCTCCTCCGCTGAACCTCTTTGAGACGGGCGGAAGCGGCAAGCGTACGCTGAATTTCGGGGCCCTCAACTCCATCGGTGCGGAAATATTCGCCGGCGGTTCCCTCGCCTCCGAGGCAGGCAGGGTGAAGCTGTCCATGGCCGTCTATGAGACCTTCGGAGCCAAACCCATCCTCAGCAAAACCTATTCGGGGAGGCCTGATGAGCTGCGCACAATCGCGCACGCTTTTTGTGCCGATCTTGTAAAGCTGCTTACCGGACGCCGTTCGGTGTTTGGTTCAAACATCGTGTTCGTGTCGAACCGGAGCGGGTTCAAGGAAATCTATTCCTGCGCCTTCGACGGCGGCTCCCTCAGCCAGCTCACCCGTTCCCGCTCAATTTCGCTCACGCCGGCACTCTCTCCTGACGGCACCCGACTGGCTTTCACCGACTATACCTCCGGCAGGCCCGGGCTGAAGATCATGAATATGGCCGACCGGAGGATTTCCGCCGTACGCCAGTCGGGGGTCAGCATCGATCCAGGGTGGAGGAGTAATGGCGAAGTGGCAACAACGCTCTCTTTTGAAGGAGACCAGGACATCTATCTTGTCCGGCCGGACGGCACCCTTTCCCGCAAGGTGACTTCCAGCAGGGGCATTGACCTTTCCCCGTCGTTTTCGCCTGATGGAACCAAGATGGCATTCGTTTCAGCGCGTTTCGGCAACCCGCAGGTCTTCATCCTCGATCTCGGTACGGGCCAGACCCGACGGCTGACCTACAATGGCAATTACAATACCCAGCCGTCATGGTCTCCGGGCGGTGATAAAATTGCCTATACGACAATGGAGAAAAACGGTGAAATAAATATATTTACCATAAGGCCGGATGGTTCGGGTGCAACCCGGTTGACTTCAGGGGCACGCGAGAACGAATCCCCGTCCTGGTCGCCCGGCGGCGACATGATCGTGTTTACCTCCGGCCGCCAGGGCCAGAAAAAACTGTATGTAATGAATGCTAACGGGGACAACCAGCGTCGCCTCCTCCAGATGGAGGGGGAACAGATGCAGCCCTCATGGTCGTTCATCCCTTGA
- the pscD gene encoding photosystem P840 reaction center protein PscD, producing MQSQLSRPFTAQNQVRASTSGPWSGNAVHKAEKYFITSAKRDRSNALQLTISPASGRRKLLATREMINKVIAGEIELTVMSTLPDIGINLSQKILDNENRYVIDFDKRGVKWTMRDIPVFYNSIKRQLSVEIDRQNYTLDEFFK from the coding sequence ATGCAATCTCAGCTCAGCCGACCCTTCACCGCCCAGAACCAGGTTCGGGCCAGCACTTCAGGACCATGGTCGGGCAATGCAGTCCACAAAGCGGAAAAGTATTTCATCACCTCCGCAAAAAGAGACCGCAGCAACGCCCTTCAGCTCACCATCAGCCCGGCTTCGGGCCGCAGGAAACTGCTTGCTACCAGGGAGATGATCAACAAGGTCATTGCCGGGGAAATCGAGCTCACCGTCATGAGCACCCTTCCCGATATCGGCATCAACCTCAGCCAGAAGATCCTCGACAACGAGAACCGCTACGTCATCGACTTCGACAAACGCGGCGTCAAGTGGACCATGCGTGACATTCCGGTGTTCTACAACTCCATCAAGCGCCAGCTCTCCGTTGAGATCGACCGCCAGAACTATACGCTCGACGAGTTCTTCAAATAG
- a CDS encoding Hsp20/alpha crystallin family protein, with the protein MLVQLAKDPLKLFDDIWSGTQMPSAPAFKVDISEDATAFHLDAELPGIEKEKIALNIEDDVLTIKAERKKDAVETEKDYHRVERTYGSFSRSFNLGEMIDQENIGAEFDNGVLHVTLPKAQPVRKTKEISIS; encoded by the coding sequence ATGCTTGTACAATTGGCAAAAGACCCCCTGAAGCTTTTCGACGACATATGGTCCGGCACCCAGATGCCGTCCGCTCCGGCATTCAAGGTCGACATCTCTGAAGACGCCACGGCATTCCACCTTGATGCGGAACTTCCCGGCATTGAAAAGGAGAAGATCGCCCTGAACATCGAGGATGACGTGCTCACAATCAAAGCCGAAAGGAAGAAGGATGCCGTCGAGACGGAAAAAGATTACCACCGGGTCGAGCGGACCTACGGAAGCTTTTCGAGGAGTTTCAACCTTGGAGAGATGATAGACCAGGAGAACATCGGTGCAGAATTCGACAACGGCGTGCTGCATGTCACACTGCCGAAAGCACAGCCTGTCAGGAAAACGAAGGAGATCTCCATCTCCTGA
- the ybgF gene encoding tol-pal system protein YbgF: protein MTSISGRLLLVPFFLLSACASKQDLVVVKDNLETIKTQSAGSYSDLQQLRDQVGGLQGRIDEVGYSSQRNLQRLGAEDSLLVQKNDELERRIQAVERYLGLTPSPKAAAVIPPAVPGSAGATSPDSAAATAAAPPSPSPKSDSDLFNEGAAMFGKDRFNDARESFSALIKDYPKSPRVGDAQFFIAESWFAEKAYDKAILDYQTVIAKYTKSPKRPMAIFKQARSFELIGDAANAKTRYRDLVNVYPSAPEAKLARQKLN from the coding sequence ATGACCAGCATATCCGGCAGGCTTCTCCTTGTCCCTTTTTTCCTTCTTTCTGCATGTGCCTCGAAGCAGGACCTTGTCGTTGTCAAGGACAATCTTGAAACCATAAAAACCCAATCGGCAGGATCGTATTCGGACCTGCAGCAGCTCCGTGACCAGGTCGGCGGACTGCAGGGCCGCATCGACGAAGTGGGCTACAGCAGCCAGCGGAATCTTCAGCGGCTTGGTGCCGAGGATTCACTGCTGGTGCAGAAAAATGACGAGCTTGAACGCAGGATTCAGGCAGTTGAGCGATACCTCGGCCTGACACCATCCCCAAAGGCTGCTGCTGTCATTCCTCCCGCTGTGCCCGGCAGTGCCGGGGCAACATCGCCTGACAGCGCCGCCGCTACGGCTGCCGCACCTCCCAGTCCTTCGCCCAAAAGCGATTCCGACCTTTTCAACGAGGGGGCTGCCATGTTCGGCAAAGACCGGTTCAATGATGCCCGTGAGAGTTTTTCAGCCTTGATCAAGGACTATCCCAAGTCGCCGAGGGTTGGAGATGCGCAGTTTTTCATCGCTGAAAGCTGGTTTGCCGAGAAAGCCTACGACAAGGCAATCCTTGATTACCAGACGGTGATTGCCAAATACACGAAAAGCCCCAAGCGTCCCATGGCGATTTTCAAGCAGGCCCGCTCATTCGAGCTGATCGGTGATGCGGCCAACGCAAAAACCCGCTATCGTGATCTGGTCAATGTCTACCCGTCAGCTCCTGAAGCCAAGCTTGCCCGCCAGAAACTCAACTGA
- the pal gene encoding peptidoglycan-associated lipoprotein Pal, with amino-acid sequence MKNLKPLARILCVPAMLFIGACSCQKDVAVAPEPPPPPPPAAAAVPALGDVFFDFDQSALRMDAVSQLKNNAAWMDANRSKRVIVEGHCDERGTNEYNMALGERRASSAKEYIVSLGISPERIETLSYGEEKPFAQGSTEEAWAQNRRAHFVAE; translated from the coding sequence ATGAAAAATCTCAAGCCTTTAGCCAGAATCCTGTGTGTGCCGGCGATGCTGTTCATCGGGGCATGCAGCTGTCAGAAAGATGTTGCAGTAGCACCCGAACCACCCCCACCTCCGCCGCCGGCTGCTGCTGCTGTTCCTGCTCTTGGTGACGTGTTTTTTGATTTTGACCAGTCGGCTCTGCGCATGGATGCTGTAAGCCAGCTGAAAAACAATGCGGCATGGATGGATGCCAACCGTTCGAAGCGGGTGATTGTTGAAGGGCACTGCGACGAGCGGGGGACCAATGAGTACAACATGGCCCTCGGAGAGCGTCGTGCCTCTTCCGCCAAAGAGTACATCGTGAGCCTCGGCATCAGCCCTGAACGTATTGAAACCCTCAGCTACGGTGAAGAGAAGCCGTTTGCCCAGGGCAGTACCGAGGAGGCATGGGCGCAGAACAGACGGGCCCATTTTGTCGCTGAGTGA